GTAGTgaattgatgaatttatAAAGGTTTAGAATTCTGCTGAACATTGTAAAATGTTCAGATAcagatttttttagtacTTTTTTCAAGTATATTCCGAAATAGAATGGTTTCTCAAATAATTACTTATTTATCGTTTATTATGAAgctgatttatttttattgctaTTTGTGACTATGGATAATGAATATTACAAACTTTAAATCGGTTtacctttttaaaaaaatgaacttTACTTGATTTGAAAGCACGCTATTTTCgcataataatattttaaatctGAAAGCAAAACTCACATTCTTGTTGTACAACAACTCCATTTTGATTTCGATTAGCACTAGCTGCAATGAGAATATAGTTAAATGTTTAAAGATAACAtcaatttaaataaaagtatgTGGAAATTGAATTCGTTAATAATGTGAATCTCTTGGCTGCACTTTTAAAGGCATACGGGTTATATCCGACAGCTTTTATTACAATCAGAATTCATTGTACTAGACGGATTTAATTGCTGTTGTGCACTATAGTTTCTAGACGTCCCGTATTGGTGAATTTGGTTTAGTAGACATGGTAAACAAGAACCAAGGATTCGAATGTTGAAgtattaaaagttttaaaaggTGAATTCGATCTATTCGAGAGAAAAAAGGATTGCACGTGCGAAGGCGCTAtacaattttcaaaatcgaGTTTGCATGCCGCAAATCTAAAATATTATCTCCTTTTGTTGCGAATACACCTGATAACGGAAGCgagatttttgttttcgcATAGTAGGCCGTATATAGCAATAAATtagataaaaatattaatcGCTTTTTCAGCCGTCGATTTCATTAATCAGCCACTAATAtcttttgaattattaaacATGTCGTTCACTGCATCGATCATGTAGTAGAATCAAAGACTTTACCctaacatttttatttcatccGCACAAATTTATCATGAtgtaaaatcaataaattcttGCTTTAAGTTAACGTATTCTCTAATATACTAGCAATGATATCGGTTTACGTTTTTAACCCAGATTTTAAACAACTGAATTGCTATTTTGGGCCTATAGTTCGAAATCGAAGGGAAACAAACATGCCTtcttaaataatttatgaTAAAGAGTTATATATACTAATACCCTCATTTTGAAGTATTACATGTAACTTACAATTTGTATATACGTTTGCAGATTTGATAAACcagaatttgaaattatttccTTACGttttaaacataaaaaaatttttaagtaGAGTTCATACGTCTGATAAGCATGATTCTATATATTAAATCATTATGCACAACCTTGGGACAAAATTGGGGTAAATTGGCTAATTAATCCTAGAACTGTGTAACTAcatgaaaaagaattgaattaACAACACtatattttgcaaaaaaactGAGTGACatattattaacaaattaaaacagTAATTAAGAACCATATTATTGAGTTTCGTTTCAAACCTCGGCTTTCTAAAATAAGGTTGTTAATAGATAATAATTGGATAACTGATTCAAATTGTAGGAATTTCAACTATTTctgaattttgtttataaagCTTATGATCCTATTCTTAGTAgatgtttttattaattattgaataaacaTCTGTTAGAAACTATGGTTGTTATTTCATGGATCTAATgtaatcttttaaattctcATGTAGTAAAGTAACTATGTTTTGATGTTGAGTATTTGTCTCCAGGTACGTTTTcagcttttctttttttttaacaagtATCATTGATTGCTCAATctacaaataaataattacatattatattaaagaTTGTTTTGAAAGGCCcaacaaaatattaatgaattttgtaacttttttattatttatagcTAAACCCAAAGTAAGTAAGAACTGTTTATCGTCCATATATATATCTCATTTTGCTTAGTTAATAGCACAATTAATATGTAAAAATCATAAGATACGAAACGAGTGTAAATTAATTCGCCTGTTTAAATACTTTAACCAgagtaaaagaaaaaagaaatcatatAATCTCATGAGATGTGGTTGCCTACCAAACAGGAACGTTTTTGGCAACATATTCATAAAACTTGGGTTTTGCTTTGTATTGCAGAAGATCCTCAATAGCCGATCCATATTTAATTAGTTGAGGTTCTTGCCAGGCTGAATGCATAATTCCTAATCCAAATGGTCTgccatttgtttttacaCCTATAGGAAGAGTAATCATAGGATATCCTGCTTTTGCTGCTTGCTGGTAAGTAATTGATGTACCACTTGGAACTAACAAGCCATTCAATATAAAACTATCATTCGTTTTAGGATCCGTATAGTTTAATGCGTAATCAATTCCCTCATCTTGAGATGTACGACGCACGTATTCAACAGCTTGCCAGTAggtttcatttttaactCCACCCCATTCCAAAGATGCCAAAAATCCATCTTGACCAGATGAAAAAGCGGGTACAATATTTGGTTTTCCTCCTTCTGTTCccatatatttattgttatattCAACAATATCCTCTAAAGAATGTATCTctgtattttttacttctgataaataactttttataTTGTTGTAGAAATCCACTTTGACAACCGTATATTCTGATTCATTGACGGAACCCAATTCCCAATTCCATCCATCATTAGAAATTACATCCAggttataaaaatttgtattGTTGTAAACAATAGCCCCGGCTTCTTCGATTTGTTTAACTACCTCTAATAAACGATCAATTTCGTCAGCCTTAGCATTTTGCCAAAGCCTTTTCCATGGAAGTCCAAATCTCGCGCCTTCTAAAGATGTTTTGTtggataaaaatttcatgtAATCACCATCTTCAGGAGTCTTTCCTGTCTGGTTCAAAGTgtaaatatcattttcatcaatacCCCACATAGACTGGAAAACATAAACAGCGTCTCGAACTGTTCTGGCAATTGGGCCTGTTGTGTCTTGGTGTTCAGACTCTGGAATAACGCCATATCGAGAGGTCAGTCCTACTGTGGGCTTCAAACCTACAACCCCATTTCGCATGGCTGGGTCAATTATACTTCCATCAGTTTCAGTCCCCAATGCAAATGCAATCATGTTTGAGGCAACTGATATTGCGGACCCAGATGATGAGCCGCCCGGATTCACTGTTAGATTAAATGGGCACCTTGATTGCCCACCACGTGCAGAATAGCCCTCACTGTAGTCATTAGACCTCATATCTGCCCATTCTGAAAGCGTCGCATGTCCAAATAGTACTGCCCCTGCCTCTCTCAATTGCTTGACTACGTACGCGTCTCTAGGAACGATTGAGCCCAACAAAGCATAAGAACCAGCTGTGGTGTCCATCTTGTCTTTTGTTGCAAAATTATCTTTCACTATAAATGGGATACCATGTAGTGGTCCTCTAATTATCCCATTAGCTCGTTCATCATCTAGTTCCGAAGCAATTGTCAATACGTCAGGGTTAAGTTGTAGAATTCCATTAACGTAGGGATTTACTTGTAGATACCTATCTAAGTAACAGTGAACAATATCAGTAGAAGTAAGAATTCCATTTTCCATGTAGTTCTGCAGCTGATCAATAGTAGCATCCTCTAGCGTTATATTTTGACATTTGGGCATCGGAAAAATATTGGTTGAATTTGTATCAGGATATACGTATGTGGTGAAATTGACTTCTTGAGAAGCAACTAATGTACTATTTGTAGTTGTTTTACTTGACTGAAGTAATGGGATAGCAAGACCGTGTTTTGCTAACTGAGCTAGTGtaagaaacaaaagttgAAGCTTCATCCTGTACAGAAAAAATCAGTTCCTTAAAGgggaagcaaaaaaaaaagatatctACTTTAAGGGTTAGTTCATTACTTATATATACATTCTTTCTTATCTAATACCGTATGCATCACGTCCCTCAGTACTCTTATTACAAGATTGtatctaaaaattttaatctaatcaattttttgtgaGCTTTGCTACGCTTCGACCGATAGTTGGGAAACTGGGCAAAACGGACTCAACTTTTCCGCTATGATAAAAACCGATAATAAAAGCAAACGATATCGGAGTATCGGAGTGTGAGAAATCAGTCATGTGATAGATCAGTCCTTAAAGTACCAAATACCACAATAAAAAGCATTTGCGATGTTTTCAGggtgtaattttttttttattttgtgtGCTAATATTAATGGCAAACGGTATATActcttttgcaaaatatattttgctTTGGATTTTCTTAACCATAACGAACGAAAAACTTAAAACATTATTATGTAATGAGCAAGGaaactttataaaaaaagttaaaagttGTTGAGGGTGAATTGTAAGGCGACGTACTTTAAACGTGacttttttcaatactaATTGTATAAAAAGTTGCCGGTCCTTAAGCAAACCAAACCCCAAGTGAATTGATGTGTTGATTTCAAATGAGTAGCCTATTTCAAAGCACCTTGCTGCGTTATCACTAATATGATTATAAATCTATTCCGATTAAACAGAACACCAATAATAGTATGTCTAAtacattatttattttcgaAATATTTATCAAAGCAGAGTATTTCATTTGATAAATTCCTGTTTTTGGTTTTCGAAAATTAATAACTGATAAATGGTGATTTTTCGTTACCGTAACACATTGGTGCTCCTATTATTATATGTTAGTGCTTCAAAGTttaaaaccaaattttGCATTAACAGTTTTTCTTACCTGAATACTAGTGCTCACATTTGTTTATAGCATTTGCAACTATTATGGCTTACACATTTTTAAGAACTACGTTTgaaaattacttttattttgttttattttttaattgttcgttttaaaaactattgTCCTTAGTGCTGATTATGCCATGTTTCTATATCAAGTGCTCATACCTGAGCTTCTAGCAGCATTGATTCCCTTTTTAATGTTCATTCtatataaaaatcaaaatcgATTTCTTGTTTCGAATAATCGATTGTAACTTCGAGACCACACCATTTGCTATTTTAGGTTAAACAGAATTTGATATAAGGAAGAAGCAGTTTTCCCTTCAAGTTCGGCATGGCTTGTGATGGAAGGAAAATTTATCCgttatttttgaaatagtACATTCCTTTAATTAGTGGGATAGAAAATGATGGACGAGGCATGCCTTTGGAAGGCATCTTATATCATACTTGAAATACATATATCTTGGCAGGATCTTTAGGAGTTGTACATGTAATTTGAACTAAAATGGATTGTGCTTTATTTACGtttttgtataaaaatacGATGCATGTCAGCACAATTTGCAAATACGTTTTACTTCCAACCGCGCATGCAAGATGGAATATATGATGCTCTgcaaaaaacaattgtCAAAAACCATAGTCTTTTAAGTCATAATATAATTATTAGGGAGCTATggagcaaaaaaaaagaattataaTCAGGTAACTATATGATTATTTGTTGTCGATTTATAAAAAGACATTTGTAATCTTTTGTTAAGCCGaaatgtttattaaaaattttatagaTAAACTATCCGTTTTAAGATCATTTTTATATGAGAATAATCTTTAGTAagactatttttttataaaaaaaagctttgaaaaaaccGTCAAGAGTTTAGCTAGATGACTGATTTATAGAATATATCTAAcataagaaaaaatccttCATTTTTCGTAAGTATTTTATGATATGActtatttttcaataacAGAATTAACTTTGTTTTAACAATACATCACTGCTTACATGCGAGCTTCACAAAGCAAGTATTCGTCTTTTTTCTGCGAATTTCATTCGATTAAAGAAGTGAACTATACATTGTTGAGTTCACCGACCCTAACCCTAGACAAAGGAATTGGGTAACATACATTGATTATTGTGTTTTATACCCTatcaaaattgtttgaGTAACTTGAAGtgtaaaatgaataaaagataaattgGTAATAACTTGCTTTAGTGTATTTCAGGCCGATTTAAGTAAGTTTTTAATAGTGTCAAACCAAGTTTGCTCACCCGAGGGTGTTCTGTGGGAATCtgctttgttttttaatagattataTAGTTTGGTTTGTAAGGGTTTATGAACGCTAAACAATATACCGTTTGTACCTAGCGGGTAGGTATCACACGCCGTTCCCGTGGGTCCAGATGACAGAAGTGACGGGACTGCTAAATATAGCGGATCGTTTTTTAACGATGAACCTTTTTCTTATCCGAATTTCGAGCTAAACAGCTAGGTATTAGGATTTAGTGAAGTTTCAATCTTTGGACGTACTTTAACGGGAACACAATTGAATTATGGATTACAGTGGGATACTTAAGTTCAAGCTTTGAGAAAACGAGGAAAGGCGTTAATCCTTTGTATTGACAATAAGAAGTGATGCTCAAGAAATAAGTTTTAATGCTAAGTTGATTGAACTGGTCAATTaatatttgataaattttttcaatcttATTGTAATTTGATGCATTAAGGTTCGTATAAACAGCTTTTCGATAGTTTGTGAAATAAAATGCAGAAGTACTCAGTAGTCTGTTACAGAATTTATGTTTTTGGTGTTATTTGAAGACAAAACCTTAATGGATTCGTTTTATACCTGTAAATATACTATCCAATTCTATCAAACGTacttaaaaacaaataccGATTCATAGAATTTGTTACGATGAAATATTTCTAATAATAGTATACTAATTGCAAATAATTTACCAGGTCCAAAGTCATTGATCTGGACTATATTGACATTCCAAATATTAATAGTATGTCTTAGcgtatataaaaattaagaagACTTCAACGCTAAGTATGGATTCAGctctttattttgttataaaaaaataactcaatgctaaacaataaaatagcCGAGCAGTTTTCAATTAAGAATTGTCTAGcgaaatttcattaaacaaCCTAAATCATATGgagtttttttcttttttgatatttggCTCAGgcaaagaagaaaagttaAGAGTGGTATttcttaataaattaatgtctcaaaaaaggaataaattttttttttaaaatgctAAATTTTAAACGTCCTCAGTTGCATAGATGAACTTTAAATGATAAGCGAACGAAATGCAATCGATAAATCATTGTCTCTTAGTAAAGTGTTCGGTTAAAATGACTGACATTTCGTCCGAAATAATATCAGTGTAAATATCATGGGAAAATTTCGtgtatttctttatttggAATGCGCAGCAAAGTATCAAGAGAATAATTAGTGTTTTAtatgatttaattttattgcCGGTACAATTGTATGGTTGTTCTGATAAATATACATGCTTTGTCGGTTTATCACTCTGAATAAATTTGTGATATATAttggtttatttattcaatctATGTATCATGTAGTTGatgctttcatttttttcataattttaaaaatatcagTTAATCATTTATTCAGCAACTGTAACGTTAAAtcattaatatatatatctatATCGGCATGCATTAAGTTGCTACCGTTAAACATCTTAATTAAAACTAGTCTTTTATAATAACTAactctttaattttttgaaattagtTCAATTTACTGTGGAGGGCAGTCGATTGATAAAAGCTTTTCGATTCACTTGTAGCTTTAATCGGTGCTCGTTGCATCAATATTGGTTTATATAAGCCAAAGCTTTCATGGCTATTAATGAGTGATGCCGGTTTAACTACTCTAAaatgttttgaaaatgatagGTATGTTTTGATTTGcttcatctttttatttcagtATTAACAACCTagtaattaaaatgttaacaaaaaaatttgactaCCTTTTCGAATCACATGTTTTCAGTGCTAAGTTGCCTCCAGACTGTCTGCAGTGAGTATAGGTGTTTTATAAGAAATTTGCTACATAGTATCAAATCAATAATATGAATGTagttttatcaaaaaaatattcattaagGCGACTGTACTGAAAGAGAAGTAGGTTAATAATAGACTCTTAAGAAAATTAACGAGAGGCGTCAATTTCTGTTGCTAGCATATATTGCGAACTCGATCGGTATGTGAATTACTACGAAAACATGCGAGCCGCGTTAACAAATGTGCATTGCCTTGTCTTAAAGTAACTAAGTTTCTCAGAAG
This portion of the Schizosaccharomyces pombe strain 972h- genome assembly, chromosome: I genome encodes:
- a CDS encoding amidase — its product is MKLQLLFLTLAQLAKHGLAIPLLQSSKTTTNSTLVASQEVNFTTYVYPDTNSTNIFPMPKCQNITLEDATIDQLQNYMENGILTSTDIVHCYLDRYLQVNPYVNGILQLNPDVLTIASELDDERANGIIRGPLHGIPFIVKDNFATKDKMDTTAGSYALLGSIVPRDAYVVKQLREAGAVLFGHATLSEWADMRSNDYSEGYSARGGQSRCPFNLTVNPGGSSSGSAISVASNMIAFALGTETDGSIIDPAMRNGVVGLKPTVGLTSRYGVIPESEHQDTTGPIARTVRDAVYVFQSMWGIDENDIYTLNQTGKTPEDGDYMKFLSNKTSLEGARFGLPWKRLWQNAKADEIDRLLEVVKQIEEAGAIVYNNTNFYNLDVISNDGWNWELGSVNESEYTVVKVDFYNNIKSYLSEVKNTEIHSLEDIVEYNNKYMGTEGGKPNIVPAFSSGQDGFLASLEWGGVKNETYWQAVEYVRRTSQDEGIDYALNYTDPKTNDSFILNGLLVPSGTSITYQQAAKAGYPMITLPIGVKTNGRPFGLGIMHSAWQEPQLIKYGSAIEDLLQYKAKPKFYEYVAKNVPVW